From Xenopus laevis strain J_2021 chromosome 7L, Xenopus_laevis_v10.1, whole genome shotgun sequence, one genomic window encodes:
- the LOC108696187 gene encoding interferon-induced protein with tetratricopeptide repeats 5, translating into MSESQATLKSQLEELKCHFTWGLQEKYADIKEVEERLNIQLKYLNKDLKVRVYNLLAYVNHLNKDYKEAIVNLQKAEAILQESKVLETDIKYLLTFSNYAWVYYYLNDTERSKLFIDKINAIYTQSKGLEDLVQSETNGEQGWALLKFCSQYYEKAKDCFEEALKANPDDPEWNSGLATVVCRLEEFRGRDGSDFKSLSLQVLQRAVKLNPKDSVIKALLALKLQQLKRQQEAMKYIKDALELTPELPYLLRYVAKFYRRAGMFEEAIGVLKKAVSLTPTSGFLHHQLGLCYRQMLMQKNRRGNGRSPDMQNIKDLMEKAIFHFEKAVEEKKSFLHAHFDLADMYVRSNQHKKAEETYKKATELTTTPECEKQQAHLHYGEFLEKWKKSEDEAVEQYKKGLRIPVRNKHREECEASLRSIARQRLARNPRDASGLALLGFISKENQDKSNAMKLYEKALSNDPSNDEYLSALFDLKMM; encoded by the exons ATGAG TGAGTCACAGGCTACACTGAAATCTCAATTGGAAGAGCTGAAGTGCCACTTTACATGGGGGCTACAGGAAAAGTATGCTGATATTAAAGAAGTGGAAGAAAGACTTAATATTCAACTGAAATATTTAAACAAGGATCTTAAAGTGAGGGTATATAACCTGCTGGCCTATGTAAACCACTTGAATAAAGATTATAAAGAGGCTATTGTTAATCTCCAAAAAGCAGAGGCTATTCTTCAGGAATCTAAAGTATTGGAGACCGACATAAAATATCTGCTGACCTTCTCCAACTATGCGTGGGTCTATTACTATCTTAATGACACTGAAAGGTCCAAGCTCTTCATTGACAAGATAAATGCCATTTATACACAATCAAAAGGGCTCGAAGATCTTGTGCAATCTGAGACCAATGGAGAACAAGGATGGGCTCTGCTGAAATTTTGTAGCCAATACTATGAGAAAGCAAAAGACTGTTTTGAAGAGGCTCTTAAAGCAAATCCAGATGATCCTGAATGGAATAGTGGACTGGCAACTGTAGTTTGTCGGTTGGAGGAATTCCGAGGTAGAGACGGTTCCGATTTCAAAAGTTTGTCACTCCAAGTATTGCAACGAGCAGTTAAGCTGAATCCAAAGGACTCTGTAATTAAGGCACTTTTGGCTTTGAAACTACAGCAGTTAAAGAGACAACAAGAGGCAATGAAGTATATTAAGGATGCCCTAGAATTAACACCAGAACTTCCATATTTGCTTCGCTATGTTGCCAAATTTTACAGACGAGCAGGGATGTTTGAGGAAGCTATTGGAGTCCTGAAGAAGGCTGTAAGCTTAACTCCTACTTCTGGTTTTCTCCATCATCAGCTGGGACTGTGCTACAGACAAATGCTTATGCAAAAGAACAGAAGAGGTAATGGCAGAAGTCCAGATATGCAAAACATAAAGGATCTAATGGAAAAGGCCATATTTCACTTTGAAAAGGCGGTAGAAGAGAAAAAGTCATTTCTACATGCACATTTTGATTTAGCAGATATGTACGTCAGATCAAATCAACATAAAAAAGCAGAAGAAACCTATAAAAAGGCCACAGAGCTAACAACCACTCCTGAATGCGAGAAACAACAAGCCCATTTACATTATGGGGAATTTCTGGAAAAATGGAAGAAATCTGAAGACGAAGCTGTAGAACAGTACAAGAAAGGGCTGCGGATTCCTGTTCGGAATAAACACAGGGAAGAGTGTGAGGCGTCTCTGAGAAGCATAGCCAGACAGAGATTAGCGAGAAACCCCAGGGATGCTTCAGGGCTTGCTTTGCTGGGGTTCATCAGTAAGGAAAACCAGGATAAATCAAATGCAATGAAATTGTATGAAAAAGCTTTAAGCAATGATCCATCCAATGATGAATATCTGAGTGCTCTCTTTGATCTGAAGATGATGTGA
- the slc16a12.L gene encoding monocarboxylate transporter 12 isoform X1, with amino-acid sequence MTQEKRSLHKLPPDGGWGWMIVIGCFFVTVCTRAVTRCISIFFVEFQSYFAQDYARTAWIHSIVDCSTMLCAPIGSYVSNHFSCQVGIILGGVLASTGLVLSSFATSLEYLYLTLGVLTGLGFALCYSPAIAMVGKYFEKRKALAYGIAMSGSGIGTFFLAPVVQLLIEQFSWRGALLILGGFVSNLCVCGALMRPITLKEDSLRYPLKGEQMENEANTSTQLDSSCSPLCQDCSHKRLCYCTTKEYSFLLKPKFVILAVSFLFLAYGCSPPFVYLVPYALSMGVSHQEAAFLMSILGIIDIVGNITFGWVTDRRFLKKHRYCCYLIAVGLDGLCCLFLPFLTRFQLLVPFSVMFGYFDGAYVALIPVITGDVVGTSNLSSALGVVFFLHAVPYLVSPPIAGWLVDTTGDYTAAFLLSGFSMIFCAVLLGLAKMIRRIKKKPQPVAVATSDIKQEIWTNGDVSCVNTINQKEV; translated from the exons GTGCATATCTATATTCTTTGTAGAGTTCCAGTCATACTTTGCTCAAGACTATGCAAGGACTGCTTGGATACATTCCATTGTCGACTGCTCCACTATGCTATGTG ctcCTATTGGAAGCTACGTGAGTAATCATTTCTCCTGTCAAGTTGGCATCATACTCGGAGGAGTGCTCGCATCCACTGGACTAGTTCTGAGTTCTTTTGCCACAAGCCTGGAGTATCTCTACCTCACTCTAGGTGTGCTCACAG GCCTTGGATTTGCACTTTGTTACAGCCCTGCCATTGCAATGGTGGGCAAATACTTTGAGAAACGGAAAGCTTTAGCGTATGGGATTGCAATGTCTGGGAGTGGCATTGGCACCTTTTTTTTAGCCCCTGTGGTTCAGCTGCTCATTGAACAGTTTTCCTGGCGAGGGGCTTTACTTATCCTTGGAGGATTTGTTTCCAACCTCTGCGTTTGCGGTGCTTTGATGCGGCCAATTACCCTTAAGGAGGACTCTTTACGTTATCCACTCAAAGGAGAGCAGATGGAGAATGAGGCAAATACGAGCACTCAACTGGATTCCTCATGCTCCCCTCTGTGCCAGGACTGTTCTCATAAGAGACTTTGCTACTGCACCACAAAGGAATACAGTTTCTTACTAAAACCAAAGTTCGTCATTCTCGCAGTGTCTTTCCTTTTTCTGGCCTATGGATGTAGTCCTCCCTTCGTCTACCTTGTGCCTTATGCTCTAAGTATGGGAGTTAGCCACCAAGAGGCTGCCTTCCTGATGTCCATTCTTGGAATCATAGACATTGTTGGTAACATCACCTTTGGATGGGTCACTGATAGAAG GTTCCTAAAGAAGCATCGATACTGCTGCTACCTCATAGCCGTGGGCCTGGATGGCCTCTGCTGCCTGTTTCTTCCTTTCCTGACACGCTTCCAGTTGCTGGTGCCTTTCTCTGTCATGTTTGGATACTTTGATGGGGCCTATGTGGCTCTCATTCCTGTCATTACTGGAGACGTCGTAGGAACTTCCAATTTGTCCTCCGCCCTGGGAGTGGTGTTCTTCCTGCACGCAGTGCCATATTTGGTGAGCCCGCCCATTGCAG GTTGGCTGGTGGACACGACCGGTGACTACACAGCAGCATTCCTCCTTAGTGGATTCTCCATGATATTCTGCGCTGTTCTCTTGGGTCTGGCTAAAATGATAAGAAGGATAAAGAAGAAACCCCAGCCTGTAGCTGTGGCCACTTCTGATATAAAGCAAGAAATCTGGACTAATGGAGATGTGTCCTGTGTCAACACAATAAACCAAAAAGAGGTGTAG
- the slc16a12.L gene encoding monocarboxylate transporter 12 isoform X2, which translates to MTQEKRSLHKLPPDGGWGWMIVIGCFFVTVCTRAVTRCISIFFVEFQSYFAQDYARTAWIHSIVDCSTMLCAPIGSYVSNHFSCQVGIILGGVLASTGLVLSSFATSLEYLYLTLGVLTGLGFALCYSPAIAMVGKYFEKRKALAYGIAMSGSGIGTFFLAPVVQLLIEQFSWRGALLILGGFVSNLCVCGALMRPITLKEDSLRYPLKGEQMENEANTSTQLDSSCSPLCQDCSHKRLCYCTTKEYSFLLKPKFVILAVSFLFLAYGCSPPFVYLVPYALSMGVSHQEAAFLMSILGIIDIVGNITFGWVTDRRREKKGDEERRLLCGARWNNSGRCRLLLIGALGFQVPKEASILLLPHSRGPGWPLLPVSSFPDTLPVAGAFLCHVWIL; encoded by the exons GTGCATATCTATATTCTTTGTAGAGTTCCAGTCATACTTTGCTCAAGACTATGCAAGGACTGCTTGGATACATTCCATTGTCGACTGCTCCACTATGCTATGTG ctcCTATTGGAAGCTACGTGAGTAATCATTTCTCCTGTCAAGTTGGCATCATACTCGGAGGAGTGCTCGCATCCACTGGACTAGTTCTGAGTTCTTTTGCCACAAGCCTGGAGTATCTCTACCTCACTCTAGGTGTGCTCACAG GCCTTGGATTTGCACTTTGTTACAGCCCTGCCATTGCAATGGTGGGCAAATACTTTGAGAAACGGAAAGCTTTAGCGTATGGGATTGCAATGTCTGGGAGTGGCATTGGCACCTTTTTTTTAGCCCCTGTGGTTCAGCTGCTCATTGAACAGTTTTCCTGGCGAGGGGCTTTACTTATCCTTGGAGGATTTGTTTCCAACCTCTGCGTTTGCGGTGCTTTGATGCGGCCAATTACCCTTAAGGAGGACTCTTTACGTTATCCACTCAAAGGAGAGCAGATGGAGAATGAGGCAAATACGAGCACTCAACTGGATTCCTCATGCTCCCCTCTGTGCCAGGACTGTTCTCATAAGAGACTTTGCTACTGCACCACAAAGGAATACAGTTTCTTACTAAAACCAAAGTTCGTCATTCTCGCAGTGTCTTTCCTTTTTCTGGCCTATGGATGTAGTCCTCCCTTCGTCTACCTTGTGCCTTATGCTCTAAGTATGGGAGTTAGCCACCAAGAGGCTGCCTTCCTGATGTCCATTCTTGGAATCATAGACATTGTTGGTAACATCACCTTTGGATGGGTCACTGATAGAAG acgcgaGAAGAAAGGAGATGAAGAAAgacgattgctctgtggtgctcgctggaataactccGGGCGGTGCAGATtactcctgataggagcactagggtttcag GTTCCTAAAGAAGCATCGATACTGCTGCTACCTCATAGCCGTGGGCCTGGATGGCCTCTGCTGCCTGTTTCTTCCTTTCCTGACACGCTTCCAGTTGCTGGTGCCTTTCTCTGTCATGTTTGGATACTTTGA